A DNA window from Stigmatella erecta contains the following coding sequences:
- a CDS encoding non-ribosomal peptide synthetase: VKRQADGKLEYLGRLDTQVKVRGYRIELGEIEAVVEKHPCVKEAVVVVREEPRGHKQLVGYVVTEEGRDESGAVRAYLQERLPEYMVPGVWVCLKAFPVTQNGKVDRKALPAPDLGAKASQDFVAPKGVLEELVAGIWAQVLGLERVSARGNFFELGGHSLLAMQMISRVRETFDVDLPFKSLFGAPTVAGLARSIEAALAGGPGRLPPPMVPVPREGELLTSFAQYRLWFLDQLQTGGSSYNVPLGVRLLGRLELSALERSLQEIIRRHEALRTVFASSGGRVVQVISPEVHLPLTVESLEGLEASEREREAQRRAGEEAQRPFELSRGPLLRATVLRLAKEEHVLVLVMHHVITDGWSINVLLRELSQLYPVFAAGEVPALPALALQYADFAAWQRQWLQGDVLEAQRSYWKQTLAGAPQALELPTDRPRPQVQTFHGAQVRVQLPLALSQEVRALSHREGATLFMTLLAAFQALLARYSGQTDIVVGSPIAGRNRQEVEGLIGLFVNTLALRAEVQGSLSFQALLAQVREACLGAYAHQDLPFEQVVEALQLDRDLSRTPLFQVMFVLESQAAPAMEFGGLSLKPLDVDLVTAKFDLTVGLQETPQGLLSVWEYNTGLFDRETVARMAGHFQKLLEGLTARPEQAISRISLLSEAERTQVLEVWARTAGESPQQVGIHRMVEAQAERAPEALAVKSPQGQVSYGELNARANQLAHALREKGVGPEDRVVLCMERSVELVTGALGILKAGGAYVPLDPVYPVERLRTMAGDSRAQVVVTQGRLKDAFEGQGLAVVCLDDGREDLECQARANLQGGGVPENLAYVIYTSGSTGKPKGVEVSHASLANLVAWHQREYAVTPEDRATLVSGPAFDASVWELWPYLTAGASLHIPGDEVRAVPARLLEWMAAEGVTLSFLPTPLAEVVLAEEWPEGLALRALLTGGDRLRRRLRPGQKSRLMNHYGPTENTVVATWAPVVGEAGTLPPIGRPIANAQAYVLDKGLHPVPVGVGGELFIGGDSLARGYLDRPELTAEKFLPNPFSTQPGSRLYRTGDLVRWSSAGELEFLGRVDQQVKIRGYRIELGEIEAVLAQHPAVREAVVVVRESGPEVKQLVGYAVAQGGERPSKAELRTYLRERLPEAMVPSAIVLLDALPVTPNGKVDRRALPVPDEGYGSDDTAMAPQTDFERAVAAIWQEVLHVAKVGTNDRFFDLGGNSLTILEVQKKLSAALSLDVKLTKLFQYPTIASLAQHLAQGEPGPAVAAASPQRAKRRQELDAQGQARRRLRTSKKDAQDE; this comes from the coding sequence TGTGAAGGAAGCCGTGGTGGTGGTGAGGGAGGAGCCGAGAGGCCACAAGCAGCTGGTGGGGTACGTGGTAACGGAGGAAGGGCGGGACGAGAGCGGAGCGGTGAGGGCGTACCTGCAGGAGCGGTTGCCGGAGTACATGGTGCCCGGGGTGTGGGTGTGCCTGAAGGCGTTCCCGGTGACGCAGAACGGAAAGGTGGACCGCAAGGCGTTGCCCGCGCCGGATCTCGGGGCCAAGGCCTCTCAGGACTTCGTTGCCCCGAAGGGAGTCCTCGAGGAACTGGTGGCCGGCATCTGGGCCCAGGTATTGGGACTGGAACGGGTGAGCGCTCGCGGAAACTTCTTCGAGCTGGGTGGGCACTCGCTCCTCGCCATGCAGATGATCTCCCGGGTCCGGGAGACGTTCGACGTGGATTTGCCCTTCAAGAGTCTGTTTGGGGCGCCCACGGTCGCGGGCCTTGCCCGGAGCATCGAAGCTGCCCTCGCGGGCGGCCCCGGCCGGCTGCCTCCTCCCATGGTGCCGGTCCCCCGGGAGGGAGAACTCCTCACCTCCTTCGCCCAGTACCGGTTGTGGTTCTTGGATCAGCTCCAGACCGGTGGGTCCTCGTACAACGTTCCCCTGGGAGTGCGGCTCCTGGGGCGGCTGGAGCTCTCGGCGCTGGAGCGCAGCCTGCAGGAGATCATCCGGCGGCACGAGGCGTTGCGGACCGTGTTTGCTTCGTCCGGGGGACGCGTGGTGCAGGTCATCTCGCCCGAGGTGCATCTTCCTCTGACGGTGGAGAGCCTGGAAGGGCTGGAGGCTTCGGAGCGCGAGCGGGAAGCCCAGCGGCGAGCCGGTGAAGAGGCGCAGCGCCCCTTCGAGCTGAGCCGTGGACCGTTGCTGCGGGCCACGGTGCTGCGCCTGGCGAAGGAAGAACACGTGCTGGTGCTGGTGATGCACCACGTCATCACCGATGGCTGGTCCATCAACGTACTCCTGCGCGAGCTGAGCCAGCTGTATCCGGTCTTCGCCGCCGGTGAGGTGCCCGCGCTTCCGGCACTCGCCCTCCAGTACGCCGACTTCGCCGCGTGGCAACGGCAGTGGCTGCAAGGAGATGTGCTGGAGGCCCAGCGCTCCTACTGGAAGCAGACGCTGGCGGGCGCTCCTCAGGCGTTGGAGTTGCCGACGGACCGTCCCCGTCCGCAGGTGCAGACGTTCCATGGGGCGCAAGTGCGTGTGCAGCTGCCCCTGGCCCTCTCTCAGGAGGTCCGGGCATTGAGCCACCGCGAGGGCGCTACGCTGTTCATGACGTTGCTGGCGGCGTTCCAGGCGCTGCTCGCGCGCTACTCGGGGCAGACGGACATCGTGGTGGGCTCTCCCATCGCGGGCCGCAATCGCCAGGAGGTGGAAGGCCTCATCGGGCTCTTCGTCAACACGCTGGCGCTCCGCGCGGAGGTCCAGGGCTCTCTGAGCTTCCAGGCGCTGCTGGCCCAGGTGCGGGAGGCCTGCCTCGGGGCTTATGCGCACCAGGATCTGCCCTTCGAGCAGGTCGTGGAAGCGCTGCAGCTCGACCGGGACCTGAGCCGCACGCCGCTGTTCCAGGTGATGTTCGTCCTCGAGAGCCAGGCAGCCCCCGCGATGGAGTTCGGTGGGCTGTCCCTGAAGCCTCTCGACGTGGACCTCGTCACGGCGAAGTTCGACCTGACGGTCGGCCTGCAGGAGACCCCGCAGGGGCTGCTGAGCGTCTGGGAGTACAACACCGGGCTGTTCGACCGGGAGACGGTCGCGCGGATGGCAGGGCACTTCCAGAAGCTGCTGGAGGGGCTGACCGCCCGGCCGGAGCAGGCGATCTCCCGCATCTCGCTGCTCTCGGAGGCAGAGCGGACGCAGGTCCTGGAGGTGTGGGCCCGGACGGCGGGAGAGTCTCCCCAGCAGGTGGGCATCCACCGGATGGTCGAGGCGCAAGCGGAGCGTGCACCGGAGGCGCTGGCGGTGAAGTCCCCTCAGGGGCAGGTGAGCTACGGGGAGCTGAACGCCCGGGCGAACCAGCTGGCACACGCGCTGAGGGAGAAAGGCGTGGGGCCCGAGGACCGGGTGGTGCTCTGCATGGAGCGCTCGGTGGAACTGGTGACGGGGGCGCTGGGAATCCTCAAGGCGGGAGGCGCGTACGTCCCGCTGGACCCGGTGTACCCGGTCGAGCGGCTGAGGACGATGGCTGGAGACAGCCGCGCCCAGGTGGTGGTGACGCAGGGGCGGTTGAAGGACGCGTTCGAGGGTCAGGGCCTGGCGGTGGTGTGCCTGGACGACGGCCGGGAGGACCTGGAGTGCCAGGCGCGGGCCAATCTCCAGGGCGGGGGGGTGCCGGAGAACCTGGCCTACGTCATCTACACCTCCGGCTCGACGGGCAAGCCCAAGGGTGTGGAGGTGAGCCATGCGAGCTTGGCGAACCTGGTGGCGTGGCACCAGCGGGAGTACGCGGTGACGCCCGAGGACCGGGCGACACTGGTCTCGGGCCCCGCGTTCGACGCCTCCGTGTGGGAGCTGTGGCCGTACCTGACGGCGGGCGCGAGCCTCCACATTCCGGGCGATGAGGTGAGGGCCGTGCCCGCCAGGCTGCTGGAGTGGATGGCCGCCGAAGGCGTCACCCTGAGCTTCCTGCCGACGCCGCTGGCCGAAGTGGTGCTGGCGGAGGAGTGGCCGGAGGGGCTGGCGCTCCGGGCGCTGTTGACGGGAGGAGACCGGTTGCGCCGCCGGCTGCGCCCCGGGCAGAAGTCCCGGCTGATGAACCACTACGGTCCGACCGAGAACACGGTGGTGGCGACGTGGGCGCCCGTGGTGGGGGAGGCCGGGACGCTGCCCCCCATCGGACGGCCCATCGCCAACGCGCAGGCGTACGTGCTGGACAAGGGCCTGCACCCGGTGCCGGTGGGCGTGGGCGGCGAGCTGTTCATCGGAGGAGACAGCCTGGCCCGCGGCTATCTGGACAGGCCGGAGTTGACGGCGGAGAAGTTCCTCCCCAATCCCTTCAGCACCCAGCCGGGGAGCCGGTTGTACCGGACCGGGGACCTGGTGCGCTGGTCCTCCGCGGGCGAGCTGGAGTTCCTGGGCCGGGTGGATCAGCAGGTAAAGATCCGCGGCTACCGGATCGAACTGGGCGAGATCGAAGCCGTGCTGGCCCAGCACCCCGCGGTGCGCGAGGCCGTGGTGGTGGTGCGGGAGAGCGGTCCGGAGGTCAAACAGCTCGTGGGCTACGCGGTGGCCCAGGGGGGCGAGCGGCCCTCGAAGGCGGAGCTGCGCACCTACCTCCGGGAGCGGCTGCCCGAGGCCATGGTCCCCTCGGCCATCGTGCTGCTGGACGCGCTGCCGGTGACGCCCAACGGCAAGGTGGACCGGCGGGCCCTGCCCGTGCCGGATGAGGGCTATGGCTCCGATGACACCGCCATGGCTCCCCAGACGGACTTCGAGCGGGCCGTGGCGGCCATCTGGCAGGAGGTCCTCCACGTAGCGAAGGTCGGCACGAACGACCGGTTCTTCGACCTGGGAGGAAACTCGCTGACCATCCTCGAGGTGCAGAAGAAGCTGTCGGCCGCGCTGTCCCTCGACGTGAAGCTGACCAAGCTCTTCCAGTACCCGACCATCGCGTCGCTCGCGCAGCACCTGGCTCAGGGAGAGCCGGGCCCGGCGGTGGCCGCCGCCAGCCCCCAGCGGGCCAAGCGGCGCCAGGAATTGGACGCACAGGGGCAGGCCCGCAGGCGGCTCCGCACCAGCAAGAAGGACGCGCAGGATGAGTGA